Proteins from one Mucilaginibacter jinjuensis genomic window:
- a CDS encoding M1 family metallopeptidase, giving the protein MRKIYVSVFALLLGSGAFAQNDNNPKSNHGNKFEQLGQMLADPNEYRSASGAPGPKYWQQKADYDISATLDDDKQRLDGVETITYYNNSPDPLTYMWIQLDENQHKKDGESSKFDESKMKDKMTLRELQGIMGHNLDLGDHIVSIKDEAGNPLTYIINETMMRVELPQTLKPGAKFKFKIAWWYNISDRLTIGGRGGYEYFPEDKNYLYTMAQWYPRMAVYSDFQGWQNKQFTGRGEFALTFGDFKVHLNVPADHFVGGTGVCSNYAQTLTAAQLHRWEQAQTAKEPVEIVTLAEVKKQMQGHATARKTWDFHAENVRDFAWVSSRRVVWDAMATHIDGGKTVMAMSIYGPEAYPLYRRYSTKLVAHTLKVYSKHTFPYPYPAATSVEASNGMEYPMICFNNGRADKDGTYSEAVKYAMTGVIIHEVGHNFFPMIVNSDERQWTWMDEGLNTFCQFLAEQEWDNKYPSQRGPAAKIVDYMKLPADQLEPIMTNSENIVRFGPNAYAKPATALNILRETVMGRSLFDYAFKTYAHRWAFKHPTPTDFFRTMEDASAVDLDWFWRGWFYGIDPVDISLDSVKYYRLDTKNPEVEGSYNKAMADKNMQHISATRNKEEGIKFAVEGDTSLQDFYGKYDKFAATPLSKKSYQTLYDALSPEEKKFYENKNFFYELDLSNKGGCVMPLIIEWTYTDGTKEVERISAYIWRKNEKNITKVFAKTKEVKSIKIDPFKETADIDENNNSWPREYTPSRFELFKSQGGPRGASSGSNPMKESLQKSN; this is encoded by the coding sequence ATGAGAAAAATCTACGTTTCAGTTTTTGCTTTACTGTTAGGTTCTGGTGCTTTTGCGCAGAACGATAACAATCCAAAATCAAACCACGGCAACAAGTTTGAGCAGCTGGGCCAAATGCTGGCCGACCCGAACGAGTACCGTTCGGCATCGGGCGCACCGGGACCAAAGTACTGGCAACAAAAAGCCGATTACGATATCAGCGCTACGCTTGATGACGATAAACAGCGTTTGGATGGTGTTGAAACCATTACTTACTACAATAACTCGCCCGATCCTCTGACTTATATGTGGATCCAGCTTGATGAAAACCAGCACAAAAAAGATGGTGAAAGCTCGAAGTTTGACGAGAGCAAAATGAAGGACAAAATGACCCTGCGCGAACTGCAAGGCATTATGGGTCACAACCTCGATCTGGGCGATCATATCGTATCCATCAAAGATGAAGCAGGTAACCCGCTTACCTATATCATCAATGAAACCATGATGCGTGTGGAGTTACCACAAACGCTGAAACCGGGTGCCAAGTTTAAATTTAAAATTGCCTGGTGGTATAACATCTCAGACCGTTTAACCATTGGTGGCCGTGGCGGTTACGAGTATTTCCCGGAAGATAAAAACTACCTGTACACCATGGCGCAATGGTATCCGCGTATGGCAGTTTACAGCGATTTCCAGGGCTGGCAAAACAAGCAGTTTACTGGTCGTGGTGAGTTTGCTTTAACCTTTGGCGATTTTAAAGTACACTTAAATGTACCTGCCGATCATTTTGTAGGTGGTACCGGTGTATGCTCTAACTATGCACAAACGCTTACTGCTGCACAATTACATCGCTGGGAGCAGGCGCAAACTGCTAAAGAGCCTGTTGAAATTGTAACCCTTGCCGAAGTTAAAAAACAAATGCAAGGCCATGCCACCGCCCGTAAAACCTGGGATTTCCATGCCGAAAACGTGCGCGATTTTGCCTGGGTATCATCACGCCGTGTGGTTTGGGATGCGATGGCTACGCATATTGATGGCGGTAAAACTGTTATGGCGATGAGTATTTACGGTCCTGAGGCTTATCCATTATACCGTCGTTACTCAACCAAACTGGTTGCACACACATTGAAAGTCTATTCAAAACATACTTTCCCTTATCCTTACCCGGCTGCAACTTCGGTTGAGGCTTCAAACGGTATGGAGTATCCGATGATTTGTTTCAACAATGGCCGTGCAGATAAAGACGGTACTTACAGCGAGGCGGTTAAATATGCCATGACAGGTGTAATTATCCACGAAGTTGGCCACAACTTTTTCCCGATGATCGTTAACTCAGACGAGCGCCAGTGGACCTGGATGGATGAAGGTTTAAATACTTTCTGCCAGTTTTTGGCTGAGCAGGAGTGGGATAACAAATACCCATCGCAACGCGGCCCTGCTGCTAAGATTGTGGATTACATGAAATTGCCTGCCGATCAGCTGGAGCCGATTATGACCAATTCTGAGAACATTGTTCGCTTTGGTCCTAATGCTTATGCAAAACCGGCTACTGCGTTAAATATCCTGCGCGAAACCGTAATGGGCCGATCTTTATTTGATTACGCGTTTAAAACCTACGCACACCGCTGGGCATTTAAGCACCCAACACCAACCGACTTTTTCCGCACGATGGAAGATGCCTCGGCAGTTGATCTGGACTGGTTCTGGCGTGGTTGGTTCTACGGAATTGACCCGGTTGATATTTCGTTAGACAGCGTTAAATACTACCGTTTAGATACCAAGAACCCGGAAGTTGAAGGCAGCTACAACAAGGCTATGGCTGATAAAAACATGCAGCACATCAGCGCTACCCGTAATAAAGAAGAGGGAATTAAATTTGCTGTAGAAGGTGATACTTCCCTGCAAGATTTTTATGGCAAGTACGATAAGTTTGCAGCAACACCATTAAGCAAAAAAAGCTACCAGACTTTGTACGATGCTTTGAGCCCTGAAGAAAAGAAATTCTACGAAAACAAAAACTTCTTTTACGAACTCGATCTTAGCAATAAAGGCGGCTGTGTAATGCCGCTGATTATTGAGTGGACTTATACCGATGGCACTAAAGAAGTAGAACGCATTTCGGCCTACATCTGGCGCAAAAACGAAAAGAATATCACCAAGGTATTCGCCAAAACCAAAGAAGTAAAATCGATAAAAATAGATCCGTTTAAAGAAACGGCTGATATTGACGAGAACAACAACTCGTGGCCGCGCGAATACACACCATCGAGGTTCGAACTGTTTAAAAGCCAGGGAGGCCCAAGAGGTGCATCATCAGGCAGCAACCCGATGAAAGAATCACTGCAAAAATCAAACTAA
- a CDS encoding HupE/UreJ family protein: MQDFGLYFELGWQHICNWAGYDHILFVTVLCGTYLLADWRKVLILVTAFTIGHSITLALSVLNVIHINSSLIEFLIPVTIVFTSLVNILKPQRSEATMKLNYVLAMFFGLIHGMGFSNYLKSLLGTSTNIVGQLFAFNIGLEFGQVLIVLTALLISFLCINFAKVKRRDWTLFLSSAIFGIAFIMCIERFQLIKFR, encoded by the coding sequence GTGCAGGATTTTGGTTTATATTTCGAGTTAGGTTGGCAACATATATGTAATTGGGCGGGATATGACCATATTTTATTTGTAACTGTACTCTGCGGAACGTATTTATTGGCCGATTGGCGTAAAGTTTTAATTTTAGTAACCGCTTTTACCATCGGTCATTCCATAACATTGGCATTAAGCGTGTTAAATGTGATCCATATTAACAGTTCTTTGATCGAATTTCTGATTCCGGTTACCATTGTATTCACCAGTTTGGTCAATATTTTAAAACCACAACGCAGCGAAGCCACCATGAAACTGAATTATGTGCTGGCGATGTTCTTCGGGCTGATCCACGGCATGGGCTTCTCTAATTATTTAAAAAGTTTGCTGGGTACCAGCACCAATATAGTAGGTCAGCTTTTTGCATTTAACATCGGGCTCGAGTTTGGGCAGGTGTTAATTGTGCTCACGGCGCTGCTTATCTCTTTTTTGTGTATCAATTTTGCCAAAGTAAAACGCCGCGACTGGACGCTGTTCCTGTCGTCGGCTATCTTCGGCATTGCTTTCATCATGTGTATAGAACGTTTTCAATTAATAAAATTTAGATGA
- a CDS encoding DUF6702 family protein: MMLQFLTFCWLLLFHPFYVSVTEINHNAKNQSIEISCRMFYDDLERELNKTAKPGIDIVKPKDKAQVNQMIADYIKKHLIIKADGKPLNLSFVGYEIQEDGAWSYFEVKGISKVKQVTVHDDLLYTAHPEQINMIHTTVNGERKSTKLDNPEADALFSFL; encoded by the coding sequence ATGATGTTACAATTTTTAACTTTTTGCTGGCTTTTGCTGTTCCATCCCTTCTATGTTAGCGTTACCGAGATTAATCATAACGCCAAAAATCAGTCGATAGAAATTAGCTGCCGCATGTTTTACGATGATCTTGAACGTGAGCTGAATAAAACCGCAAAACCTGGTATCGACATTGTAAAACCAAAGGACAAAGCACAGGTAAACCAAATGATTGCGGATTACATAAAAAAGCACCTCATTATTAAAGCTGATGGCAAACCGCTTAACCTCAGCTTTGTTGGTTATGAAATACAGGAAGATGGCGCGTGGAGTTATTTCGAGGTAAAGGGCATTAGCAAAGTGAAACAGGTTACCGTGCATGATGATTTGTTGTACACTGCCCACCCCGAACAGATTAACATGATCCATACCACCGTAAACGGCGAACGCAAAAGCACCAAGCTGGATAACCCGGAGGCCGATGCTTTATTTAGTTTTTTATAA
- the galB gene encoding beta-galactosidase GalB, protein MFPVKTQAIKVTVALLFVLMLLPFYAAKAQSGRQTLDFDKGWRFHLGDDKNVESTSFNDKLWRQLDLPHDWSIEGTFSKDNPAKPEGGALPGGLGWYRKTFTIPTTDKNKIIYIDFGGVYQKSDVWINGHHLGFRPNGYISFRYELTPYLKFGGTNVIVVKVDNSVQPNSRWYSGSGIYRNVWLVKTNRIAVNNWGTYVSTPRVNAQSADVLVSTKVRLKMPASSVNINTTIYNAQGKAIVSNIKSNITLSDSISTVNQTLTVKSPVLWSVDQPYLYKAVTKITQGKTVLDTYTTNVGIRSFVFDADKGFILNGKPVKILGACDHHDLGSLGAAVNTRALERQLQILKEMGCNGIRTSHNPPAPELLDLCDKMGFIVMDEAFDCWEKGKVDYDYHLYFKQWHKRDLEDQILRDRNHPSVFIWSIGNEIPQQADTAALRIAPELARIVHSLDQSRPITTANDQPTKFNQIVKSGAVDLVGYNYHHQLYEKFHDDFPGMKFIGTETTSALETRGFYDMPSDSIRRWPIAWDKPFSNPDGNGNVVSAYDNVSAPWGSLHEETWKLIKKHNYLSGMYIWTGFDYLGEPTPYSWPSRSSYFGIIDLAGFPKDVYYMYQSEWADKPVLHIFPHWNWKPGKVVDIWAYYNHADEVELFLNGKSLSVKKKQGEDLHVMWRVPFEAGTLKAVSRLNGKVVLTRTINTAGKAAKIELIPDRNNIKADGKDLSFVTIKILDKDGNVVPDAENRVNFKINGQGFIASVDNGDPVSHDPFKASYRKAFHGLALAIIQAKEKAGAVNLTAESEGLQGASVVIKVK, encoded by the coding sequence ATGTTTCCAGTTAAAACACAGGCCATTAAGGTCACCGTGGCATTGCTATTTGTGTTGATGCTCTTGCCATTTTATGCCGCTAAAGCACAATCAGGCCGCCAAACGCTCGATTTTGATAAGGGCTGGCGCTTTCATTTGGGCGATGACAAAAACGTAGAAAGTACATCATTTAACGATAAACTATGGCGACAACTCGATCTGCCGCACGACTGGAGCATTGAAGGTACCTTCAGCAAAGACAACCCTGCCAAACCCGAAGGCGGTGCACTACCGGGTGGCTTAGGCTGGTACCGTAAAACTTTTACCATCCCAACTACCGATAAAAACAAGATCATTTATATTGATTTCGGCGGCGTTTATCAGAAAAGCGATGTATGGATCAATGGCCATCATTTGGGTTTCAGGCCTAACGGTTATATCTCTTTCAGGTACGAACTTACTCCCTACCTAAAGTTTGGTGGCACAAACGTTATTGTTGTTAAGGTTGATAATTCTGTTCAGCCTAACTCGCGTTGGTATTCGGGTTCGGGTATTTACCGTAATGTATGGCTGGTTAAAACCAACAGGATTGCGGTAAATAACTGGGGAACTTATGTAAGTACACCGAGGGTAAACGCACAATCGGCAGATGTATTGGTAAGTACCAAGGTTCGCCTAAAAATGCCTGCATCAAGCGTTAATATAAATACTACTATTTACAATGCGCAGGGCAAAGCAATAGTAAGCAATATTAAAAGTAATATAACTCTTTCCGATTCTATCTCTACTGTAAACCAAACTTTAACTGTTAAATCGCCGGTGCTATGGTCGGTAGACCAGCCTTATTTGTATAAAGCGGTTACCAAAATTACGCAGGGCAAAACAGTTTTAGATACTTACACCACCAATGTGGGTATCCGCTCTTTTGTGTTTGATGCCGATAAGGGCTTTATTCTGAATGGCAAACCTGTTAAAATTTTAGGTGCGTGCGATCATCATGATCTGGGCAGCTTGGGTGCAGCAGTCAATACCCGTGCTTTGGAGCGTCAGCTACAGATTTTAAAAGAGATGGGCTGTAACGGCATTCGTACTTCCCACAATCCACCTGCACCTGAATTGCTTGATCTGTGCGATAAAATGGGCTTTATTGTAATGGATGAGGCTTTTGATTGCTGGGAAAAGGGCAAGGTTGATTACGATTATCACCTGTACTTTAAACAATGGCACAAACGCGATCTGGAAGATCAGATCCTGCGCGACCGTAACCACCCGAGCGTTTTTATATGGAGTATTGGAAACGAGATACCTCAACAGGCTGACACTGCTGCTTTACGAATAGCGCCGGAACTGGCCCGTATTGTACACAGCCTTGACCAAAGCCGCCCAATTACTACCGCAAATGATCAGCCTACTAAGTTTAACCAGATCGTTAAATCGGGTGCGGTTGATTTGGTTGGTTATAATTATCATCACCAGCTTTATGAGAAATTCCATGACGATTTCCCCGGCATGAAATTCATCGGTACCGAAACTACTTCGGCTTTGGAAACACGTGGTTTTTATGATATGCCTTCGGATAGTATCCGCAGATGGCCTATTGCCTGGGATAAACCGTTTAGCAACCCCGATGGTAACGGCAACGTAGTTTCGGCTTACGATAATGTTTCGGCACCATGGGGTTCACTGCACGAGGAAACCTGGAAACTGATTAAGAAACACAACTATCTCTCAGGCATGTATATCTGGACCGGCTTTGATTACCTGGGCGAACCTACACCGTACAGCTGGCCATCGCGCAGCTCTTACTTTGGTATTATTGACCTGGCAGGATTCCCGAAAGATGTTTACTACATGTACCAAAGCGAATGGGCTGATAAACCTGTGCTCCACATTTTCCCGCACTGGAACTGGAAACCGGGTAAGGTGGTTGACATCTGGGCGTATTATAACCATGCAGACGAGGTTGAACTATTCCTGAATGGAAAATCTCTGAGCGTTAAAAAAAAACAGGGCGAAGACCTGCACGTAATGTGGCGTGTACCATTTGAAGCCGGAACATTGAAAGCGGTATCACGCTTAAATGGTAAAGTAGTCTTAACCCGTACCATTAACACCGCCGGTAAAGCTGCCAAAATTGAACTGATTCCAGATCGAAACAATATTAAAGCCGATGGTAAAGACCTATCTTTTGTAACCATTAAAATTTTGGATAAAGACGGTAACGTAGTACCTGATGCTGAGAACCGCGTTAACTTCAAAATCAACGGTCAGGGTTTCATTGCCAGCGTTGATAACGGTGACCCGGTTAGTCATGATCCTTTTAAAGCATCATACCGTAAAGCGTTTCATGGATTGGCATTGGCCATTATTCAGGCTAAAGAAAAAGCCGGCGCAGTTAATTTAACTGCAGAGAGTGAAGGTTTGCAGGGTGCGAGTGTGGTTATAAAGGTTAAATAA
- a CDS encoding DUF6252 family protein translates to MKQLKVALLLAVLSITLFSCKKDSKDDSQPDSSKPSMSFKLNGTLEQTSIAPVAQWYTSSGANNTLQVLGQVSTTEGIGLGLENPKVGTYDVVKDNLIVAYTSKTDTYQATSGSITITAFSGSFVTGTFQFTGTNFSNSKTVTITEGKFTSSVSKL, encoded by the coding sequence ATGAAACAACTAAAAGTTGCGCTATTATTAGCCGTTCTCTCAATCACATTATTTTCCTGCAAAAAAGACAGCAAAGACGATTCTCAACCAGATTCTTCTAAGCCATCTATGTCGTTTAAGTTAAATGGCACACTCGAGCAAACTTCAATTGCACCCGTAGCTCAGTGGTACACCAGCAGCGGTGCAAATAATACCCTACAGGTTTTAGGCCAGGTTAGTACCACAGAAGGCATTGGCCTTGGGCTCGAAAACCCTAAAGTGGGCACTTATGATGTAGTAAAAGACAATTTGATTGTTGCCTATACTTCAAAAACAGATACGTACCAGGCAACTTCGGGTAGTATTACCATAACGGCATTTTCTGGCTCATTTGTAACCGGCACATTCCAGTTTACCGGTACAAATTTTTCAAATTCAAAAACGGTAACAATTACCGAAGGGAAGTTTACCTCATCTGTAAGTAAGCTATAA
- a CDS encoding serine hydrolase domain-containing protein has product MKIKCLLLIIATLFCQHSFGQLNSKASAVISLIGDQINSDLQKDNLHGSISVAIVKNDQVIWAGAFGYAKMEQNIPADTNNIYRIGSITKVFTAALLMQMVEEGKIKPDDPVENYLPEIKNLKDYNKYSKITFRQLASHTAGLKREPDLHGADVGPLDQWEQKVLACIPKTSYNSKPGELFLYSNIGFAMLGLAVSRAAGVPYMQMVQQRILDPLHMTDTYFALPEDKLPRLAEGMSNGNGEVNIDLPVRELKGRGYRVPNGGIYSTPRDLAKFALSLIGKPALLSTQSRKQMQEVPPGGEKYGLGLMLYKSADLDVIGHNGSVPGYTSEMAIDQSSGYAVILMRNYNIGSTNLTAIAHLLLKTLKQTD; this is encoded by the coding sequence ATGAAAATCAAATGCCTGCTCCTAATCATAGCCACCTTATTTTGCCAACACAGTTTCGGACAGCTGAATTCTAAAGCGAGTGCAGTTATAAGCCTGATCGGAGATCAGATCAATAGTGACCTACAAAAAGATAACCTGCACGGTAGTATCTCGGTAGCTATTGTAAAAAATGATCAGGTGATTTGGGCCGGAGCCTTTGGCTATGCAAAAATGGAGCAGAATATTCCTGCTGATACCAATAATATTTATCGGATAGGCTCTATAACCAAGGTTTTCACTGCCGCTTTATTGATGCAAATGGTAGAAGAAGGCAAAATAAAGCCGGATGATCCGGTTGAAAACTATCTGCCTGAAATTAAGAATCTGAAAGATTATAATAAATACAGCAAGATCACTTTCAGGCAACTGGCCTCGCACACAGCCGGACTAAAACGCGAACCCGATTTGCATGGTGCAGATGTTGGACCACTCGATCAGTGGGAGCAAAAGGTTCTGGCATGTATCCCCAAAACCTCCTACAACAGTAAGCCGGGCGAACTGTTCCTGTACTCCAATATCGGCTTCGCTATGCTTGGGTTGGCCGTCTCACGGGCTGCCGGTGTGCCTTATATGCAAATGGTGCAGCAACGGATCTTAGATCCGTTACACATGACCGATACTTACTTTGCATTACCCGAGGATAAGCTACCCCGACTTGCCGAAGGTATGTCGAACGGAAATGGCGAAGTTAACATTGATTTACCAGTGCGTGAATTGAAAGGCCGGGGTTATCGTGTACCCAATGGTGGAATTTACTCAACCCCACGCGACCTGGCTAAGTTTGCCTTGTCGCTGATAGGTAAGCCTGCCTTACTCTCAACTCAAAGCCGTAAACAAATGCAGGAAGTGCCGCCAGGTGGAGAAAAATATGGACTTGGATTGATGCTTTACAAAAGTGCAGACCTGGATGTGATTGGGCACAACGGTTCGGTGCCGGGTTATACTTCAGAAATGGCTATCGATCAATCAAGCGGTTATGCCGTTATCCTGATGCGTAATTATAATATAGGCAGCACAAATTTAACAGCGATAGCCCATTTGCTTTTAAAAACTCTAAAGCAAACTGATTAA
- a CDS encoding Gfo/Idh/MocA family protein: MVRWGIIGTGRISHRFMQGLATVKDASFTGAWSRRAEPVNDFVSKYGGRVFASVDELLAASDIDAVYIATLPDSHKHYSIAALKAGKHVLCEKPSAVNLPQLEEILAVAKQQNLLFMEAMKPPFFPLYRVLKKHLETDPIGPVGYVRAGSSVAGLEPEHPNFSHAGIGGGLMAIAPYEVFLAADWLGNALEVQTMGHFGDKRVDMFSMFQTRHQNGYAQLYCGFELHGKGDALICGTLGNITIHKNWWNPSKATIDYLDGHVVELDEPFTAGGLNYETEHFCQLIEDGLTESPVITHDLSREMISMLDKARAQIGLKFEGE, encoded by the coding sequence ATGGTTCGCTGGGGTATTATAGGGACAGGCCGGATCTCGCACCGTTTTATGCAGGGCCTGGCTACGGTTAAAGATGCAAGTTTTACAGGTGCATGGAGCAGAAGGGCAGAACCGGTAAACGATTTTGTATCGAAATATGGAGGCCGGGTTTTTGCTTCGGTAGATGAACTTTTAGCCGCATCAGATATTGATGCGGTTTATATTGCTACCCTGCCCGATAGCCACAAGCATTACAGCATTGCTGCGCTTAAAGCAGGTAAGCATGTATTGTGCGAAAAGCCGTCGGCTGTAAACTTACCCCAGCTGGAAGAAATATTGGCTGTTGCCAAACAGCAAAATTTATTATTTATGGAGGCCATGAAGCCTCCATTTTTTCCTTTATACCGTGTACTTAAAAAACACCTGGAGACTGATCCCATCGGTCCGGTTGGGTATGTGCGCGCCGGTTCATCGGTTGCAGGTTTAGAGCCGGAACATCCTAATTTTAGCCATGCCGGTATCGGCGGGGGCCTAATGGCCATTGCCCCTTATGAAGTTTTCCTCGCTGCCGATTGGCTGGGTAATGCGCTTGAAGTGCAAACCATGGGGCATTTTGGCGATAAGCGGGTAGATATGTTCAGCATGTTTCAAACCCGCCATCAAAATGGTTATGCACAACTGTATTGCGGTTTCGAACTGCATGGCAAAGGCGATGCCTTAATCTGCGGAACCCTCGGCAATATCACCATCCACAAAAACTGGTGGAACCCATCAAAAGCTACTATCGATTACCTCGACGGCCACGTTGTTGAACTGGATGAACCCTTCACTGCGGGAGGCCTCAATTACGAAACAGAACATTTTTGTCAGTTGATTGAAGATGGCCTAACCGAGAGCCCGGTAATTACACACGATTTGTCGCGCGAAATGATTAGTATGTTGGATAAAGCAAGGGCGCAGATTGGGTTGAAGTTTGAGGGAGAATAA
- a CDS encoding class I SAM-dependent methyltransferase, with product MIQLLTPQHWKDYELIDCGNFEKLERFGDVITVRPEPQAVWAKILPDSEWTRLQTIRFRGRSATSGDWVKKNPKTPDRWHIGYKNDDAAIQFRLALTSFKHVGIFPEQAVNWDYISKHVKQFKAKSPKVLNLFAYTGGASLIARAAGADTTHVDSIRQVVSWANENQELSSLENIRWVVEDALKFVKRELKRGKKYNGIILDPPAYGHGPNGEKWKLEDHINEMMQDVVQLLDPEEHFLILNTYSLGFSSVIVENLIRSAFPKVENLETGELYLQATSGIKLPLGVFGKFYKTKE from the coding sequence ATGATCCAACTCCTTACGCCCCAGCACTGGAAAGACTACGAATTAATTGATTGCGGCAATTTCGAAAAGCTGGAACGTTTTGGCGATGTTATAACCGTTAGGCCCGAGCCACAAGCTGTTTGGGCTAAAATTTTACCCGATAGCGAATGGACGCGTTTGCAAACCATCCGTTTCAGGGGCCGTTCGGCAACCTCGGGCGATTGGGTGAAGAAGAACCCTAAAACGCCTGACCGCTGGCACATCGGTTACAAAAATGATGATGCGGCCATTCAGTTCCGTTTAGCATTAACTTCATTTAAGCACGTTGGTATTTTCCCCGAACAAGCTGTAAACTGGGATTATATCTCTAAGCATGTTAAACAATTTAAGGCCAAAAGCCCTAAGGTGCTTAACCTTTTTGCTTATACCGGCGGCGCATCATTAATAGCAAGGGCTGCCGGAGCAGATACCACACACGTAGATTCTATCCGCCAGGTGGTGAGCTGGGCTAATGAAAACCAGGAATTATCGAGCCTCGAAAACATCCGCTGGGTGGTAGAAGATGCTTTGAAATTTGTAAAACGCGAATTAAAACGCGGCAAAAAATATAACGGTATCATCCTCGATCCACCTGCTTATGGCCACGGCCCTAACGGCGAAAAATGGAAACTGGAAGACCATATCAATGAAATGATGCAGGATGTTGTGCAGCTTTTAGACCCCGAAGAGCATTTCCTGATCCTGAACACCTACTCACTGGGTTTCTCATCTGTTATTGTAGAAAATTTAATCCGCAGCGCTTTCCCCAAAGTAGAAAACCTGGAAACAGGTGAGCTTTATTTACAGGCCACATCAGGTATTAAATTACCTTTGGGCGTATTCGGTAAGTTCTATAAAACAAAAGAATAG
- a CDS encoding ABC transporter ATP-binding protein: MIEIKDIYKTFGDNEVLKGITADFKPGKNNLIIGGSGSGKTTLLKCIVGLHEPTKGNVIFDGENFTEMDFEQRVPIRKQIGMLFQNSALFDSMTVEQNIIFPLNLFTTMSKAEKLERANFCLGRVNLEGKNKLYPSELSGGMKKRVGIARAISMEPKYLFVDEPNSGLDPQTSIVIDELIAELTLEYKITTVMVTHDMNSVMGIGDHIIFLHQGQKWWEGSNKEIAHTDNKELNSFVFASKFMQAAREKL; this comes from the coding sequence ATGATTGAGATTAAAGACATCTATAAAACGTTTGGTGATAACGAAGTACTAAAAGGCATTACTGCCGATTTTAAGCCGGGCAAAAATAATTTGATCATAGGCGGTTCGGGTTCTGGGAAAACCACTTTGCTTAAGTGTATTGTGGGTTTGCACGAACCTACCAAAGGCAACGTGATTTTCGACGGTGAAAATTTTACAGAGATGGATTTCGAACAGCGCGTACCTATCCGTAAGCAAATCGGGATGCTGTTTCAAAACTCGGCTTTGTTTGATTCGATGACAGTTGAGCAGAATATCATTTTTCCGCTGAATCTGTTCACCACCATGTCTAAAGCCGAAAAGCTGGAAAGAGCCAATTTTTGTTTAGGGCGGGTTAACCTCGAAGGAAAGAATAAACTGTACCCGTCCGAACTTTCGGGTGGTATGAAAAAGCGTGTGGGTATTGCGCGTGCCATTTCGATGGAACCTAAATATCTTTTTGTGGATGAACCCAACTCGGGCCTCGATCCGCAAACCTCTATCGTGATCGACGAGTTAATCGCAGAATTAACCCTCGAGTACAAGATAACAACCGTAATGGTTACCCACGATATGAACTCTGTAATGGGTATTGGCGACCATATTATCTTTCTACACCAGGGCCAAAAATGGTGGGAAGGATCGAACAAAGAAATTGCACACACCGATAATAAAGAACTAAACTCATTTGTATTTGCCAGCAAGTTTATGCAGGCAGCGAGGGAGAAGTTATAA
- a CDS encoding MlaE family ABC transporter permease, which produces MFTSFGRYILLLRLSFRKPEKFSVYWGEVMREMVSIGVGSLGIISIISVFIGAATTIQVAFQLNSPLVPGSVAGSIARDSTILEFSPTISALVLAGRVGSSIASQIGTMRVTEQIDALEIMGVNAPGYLIAPKIIGGLTMFPMLVIISICLGISGGYIACLASGDVSTVDYISGLRDGFLPLTIQVAIVKSIVFGFIITSICAYQGFYTTGGALEVGQSATRGVVYSCVMVLFADLVITRLML; this is translated from the coding sequence ATGTTTACCTCTTTCGGCAGATACATCTTGTTATTGCGCTTAAGCTTTAGAAAGCCTGAAAAGTTCAGTGTTTACTGGGGCGAAGTAATGCGCGAAATGGTTTCCATCGGCGTTGGCTCATTGGGTATCATCAGCATTATTTCGGTGTTTATTGGTGCGGCAACCACTATACAGGTGGCGTTTCAATTAAACAGCCCATTGGTACCGGGCAGTGTTGCGGGTAGTATTGCACGCGATAGTACCATCCTTGAATTTAGTCCGACCATCTCGGCGCTTGTATTGGCGGGTAGGGTGGGTTCCAGCATTGCATCGCAAATTGGTACTATGCGGGTTACCGAGCAGATAGATGCATTGGAAATTATGGGTGTTAATGCGCCCGGTTATCTTATCGCCCCCAAAATTATCGGAGGGCTTACTATGTTCCCCATGCTGGTTATTATATCAATATGCCTGGGTATTTCTGGTGGTTATATTGCTTGTTTAGCTTCAGGCGATGTATCTACTGTTGATTATATCAGCGGTTTACGCGATGGTTTTTTGCCATTAACCATCCAGGTAGCCATTGTTAAGTCAATCGTATTCGGATTCATTATTACTTCTATCTGTGCTTACCAGGGTTTTTATACTACGGGTGGTGCGCTTGAAGTAGGCCAGTCTGCAACCAGGGGCGTTGTATACAGTTGCGTAATGGTTTTATTTGCAGATTTAGTTATTACCCGTTTAATGTTATGA